The following proteins are co-located in the Vigna angularis cultivar LongXiaoDou No.4 chromosome 2, ASM1680809v1, whole genome shotgun sequence genome:
- the LOC108327910 gene encoding putative serine/threonine-protein kinase isoform X1, which translates to MFCNCFGALNCFGRRDDPADQPHEQAVATKKFSYNSLRSATNDFHPSCKIGGGGYGVVHKGVLRDGTRVAIKSLSVESKQGAHEFMTEIDLISNIRHPNLVELIGCCIEGSNRILVYEFMENNSLASSLLGSKSKYVALDWPKRAAICRGTASGLRFLHEEAQPNIVHRDIKASNILLDGNFNPKIGDFGLAKLFPDNVTHVSTRVAGTVGYLAPEYALLGQLTKKADVYSFGILMLEVISGKSSSIAAFDEDYLVLVEWAWKLKEENRLLDLVDSEVSEYDESEVYRFLVVALFCTQSAAQHRPSMKQVLKMLSKEVHLNEKALTEPGIYRWHSTGKRGGSLNETSSQAIKPRKTGNPHEAASAHFSGTDIVTEMLPR; encoded by the exons AtgttttgtaattgttttggtGCTTTGAATTGTTTTGGAAGGAGGGATGATCCTGCGGACCAGCCACATGAACAAG CTGTTGCAACTAAAAAGTTTAGCTATAACTCATTGAGATCAGCAACAAACGATTTTCACCCATCGTGCAAAATTGGTGGAGGAGGTTATGGAGTTGTCCACAAG GGAGTTTTAAGGGATGGTACTCGGGTTGCTATCAAGTCTCTTTCTGTTGAGTCTAAACAAGGGGCTCATGAATTTATGACAGAAATTGATTTGATATCAAATATACGACATCCAAATCTTGTGGAACTGATTGGCTGCTGTATTGAGGGTAGTAATCGAATACTGGTTTATGAGTTTATGGAGAACAATAGCCTTGCAAGCTCTTTGCTTG GttcaaaaagtaaatatgttGCTCTGGATTGGCCAAAGAGGGCTGCTATTTGTCGTGGCACAGCTTCTGGTCTACGTTTTCTTCATGAAGAGGCTCAACCAAACATTGTTCATAGGGATATCAAGGCCAGTAACATATTGTTGGATGGGAATTTTAATCCGAAAATTGGGGACTTTGGTCTTGCAAAACTTTTTCCTGACAATGTCACCCATGTTAGTACTCGAGTTGCAGGAACTGT GGGATATCTTGCACCAGAATATGCACTTCTGGGACAACTTACAAAGAAGGCAGACGTTTACAGTTTTGGGATTCTCATGCTTGAAGTAATCAGTGGGAAAAGTAGTAGCATAGCTGCATTTGATGAGGACTATTTGGTTTTGGTGGAATgg GCTTGGAagctgaaagaagaaaataggCTTCTAGACCTTGTTGATTCAGAAGTAAGTGAGTATGATGAGAGTGAGGTGTATCGGTTCCTTGTGGTGGCTCTATTTTGCACCCAATCAGCTGCTCAGCATAGACCAAGCATGAAACAAGTATTGAAAATGCTTTCCAAAGAAGTTCATCTTAATGAGAAGGCTTTGACTGAGCCTGGAATATACAGATGGCACAGCACTGGAAAAAGGGGTGGTTCTTTGAATGAGACATCATCTCAGGCAATCAAGCCCAGAAAAACTGGAAATCCACATGAAGCAGCTTCAGCTCACTTCAGTGGTACAGATATTGTGACAGAGATGCTTCCAAGATGA
- the LOC108327910 gene encoding cold-responsive protein kinase 1 isoform X2: MFCNCFGALNCFGRRDDPADQPHEQAVATKKFSYNSLRSATNDFHPSCKIGGGGYGVVHKGVLRDGTRVAIKSLSVESKQGAHEFMTEIDLISNIRHPNLVELIGCCIEGSKSKYVALDWPKRAAICRGTASGLRFLHEEAQPNIVHRDIKASNILLDGNFNPKIGDFGLAKLFPDNVTHVSTRVAGTVGYLAPEYALLGQLTKKADVYSFGILMLEVISGKSSSIAAFDEDYLVLVEWAWKLKEENRLLDLVDSEVSEYDESEVYRFLVVALFCTQSAAQHRPSMKQVLKMLSKEVHLNEKALTEPGIYRWHSTGKRGGSLNETSSQAIKPRKTGNPHEAASAHFSGTDIVTEMLPR; this comes from the exons AtgttttgtaattgttttggtGCTTTGAATTGTTTTGGAAGGAGGGATGATCCTGCGGACCAGCCACATGAACAAG CTGTTGCAACTAAAAAGTTTAGCTATAACTCATTGAGATCAGCAACAAACGATTTTCACCCATCGTGCAAAATTGGTGGAGGAGGTTATGGAGTTGTCCACAAG GGAGTTTTAAGGGATGGTACTCGGGTTGCTATCAAGTCTCTTTCTGTTGAGTCTAAACAAGGGGCTCATGAATTTATGACAGAAATTGATTTGATATCAAATATACGACATCCAAATCTTGTGGAACTGATTGGCTGCTGTATTGAGG GttcaaaaagtaaatatgttGCTCTGGATTGGCCAAAGAGGGCTGCTATTTGTCGTGGCACAGCTTCTGGTCTACGTTTTCTTCATGAAGAGGCTCAACCAAACATTGTTCATAGGGATATCAAGGCCAGTAACATATTGTTGGATGGGAATTTTAATCCGAAAATTGGGGACTTTGGTCTTGCAAAACTTTTTCCTGACAATGTCACCCATGTTAGTACTCGAGTTGCAGGAACTGT GGGATATCTTGCACCAGAATATGCACTTCTGGGACAACTTACAAAGAAGGCAGACGTTTACAGTTTTGGGATTCTCATGCTTGAAGTAATCAGTGGGAAAAGTAGTAGCATAGCTGCATTTGATGAGGACTATTTGGTTTTGGTGGAATgg GCTTGGAagctgaaagaagaaaataggCTTCTAGACCTTGTTGATTCAGAAGTAAGTGAGTATGATGAGAGTGAGGTGTATCGGTTCCTTGTGGTGGCTCTATTTTGCACCCAATCAGCTGCTCAGCATAGACCAAGCATGAAACAAGTATTGAAAATGCTTTCCAAAGAAGTTCATCTTAATGAGAAGGCTTTGACTGAGCCTGGAATATACAGATGGCACAGCACTGGAAAAAGGGGTGGTTCTTTGAATGAGACATCATCTCAGGCAATCAAGCCCAGAAAAACTGGAAATCCACATGAAGCAGCTTCAGCTCACTTCAGTGGTACAGATATTGTGACAGAGATGCTTCCAAGATGA